One window from the genome of Desulforamulus ruminis DSM 2154 encodes:
- a CDS encoding DUF3841 domain-containing protein, translating to MRLWSIQPESLYMKLKEEKVLYCDPAQSELISEYSFGPAYVWLAGQMVLRVGRPPVGVKYPFWAWHTMEWKHRKPDLRRTEFRSYSENQVCIELEVPDKDVLLSNEDMWHLVLNDGYYGDYSNEREYEAEDNWYNSLLPAEQLRIKQKSWEKIFDVSPPWENEWESHGKYIQATFWELRLDQVIEVRHFKGRKKY from the coding sequence ATGCGCTTATGGTCAATTCAGCCGGAAAGCCTATATATGAAGTTAAAAGAGGAAAAGGTTCTTTATTGTGATCCGGCGCAATCTGAACTAATTTCTGAATATAGCTTTGGCCCCGCTTATGTTTGGCTTGCAGGGCAAATGGTTTTACGTGTTGGGCGACCGCCTGTGGGTGTGAAGTATCCGTTTTGGGCGTGGCATACCATGGAGTGGAAACATCGGAAGCCTGATCTACGTCGCACGGAGTTTCGCAGCTATAGTGAAAATCAGGTCTGTATTGAACTTGAAGTGCCGGATAAAGACGTACTGCTCAGCAACGAGGACATGTGGCATCTTGTATTGAATGATGGCTATTATGGAGACTATTCAAACGAACGGGAATATGAAGCGGAGGATAATTGGTACAACAGTTTACTTCCCGCTGAGCAATTGAGGATAAAACAAAAATCATGGGAGAAGATATTTGACGTCTCACCGCCGTGGGAGAATGAATGGGAAAGTCATGGAAAATATATTCAGGCAACCTTTTGGGAACTTCGGCTTGATCAAGTGATAGAAGTACGCCATTTCAAGGGAAGGAAAAAATATTGA
- a CDS encoding TIGR03986 family type III CRISPR-associated RAMP protein, which produces MAKFNRDQHPSDKSSNSSHDARQSKGNFEYVGAPYNFIDFPRRWVARYDGFEQLPPHDRYGDGLLSGSIDLKWKAETPVFIGHKEEGFFRNHQGFAIPGSSMRGMIRSHIQILGMCNYRDDIENQWFLYRDMASRNQRLKAQYRANLGIVSHNIQSAQQQERGALPDKLKAGYVEKGEDGKYYIFPAQQDKKGVQMYRISERHLRRMKLPPDKVKLMYKKEFWEQDINKLTPQDINKEYYDKHGYRPYYVPVCYTMDAAKGKVGKIVIKDAVSAEGQMEEGYLLSSGYMYAGKSGKLTHYIIRAAEENIPGRAIDKTYVDAYNTDLIRKKYKGNERLDKEYEFYHLPEEAGRRKPIFYVETAGKITYFGFTPYLRIFYDYSVHQGIPQAFRAGDQLDYCKSLFGFSAYPSSNDGELAEPDAVQAYKSRISFEDMQAVGNPCEMDPIPLILAEPKATAYPLYLKQPDAPSTGELATYNEPNFTIRGMKRYWFKEEERLEKNHKKNDRILSYLRPLPKDTYFQGRIRFSNLAQDELGLLLWAIMLEAESKVQIGKGKPYGYGRMKLKREEVILQLEDLAIKYGSRLTFASDYLKPGCPEKYIQAYWKYMQEKYQIDIRQEPHVQSFLMMAKQVLRNEQVRYMEIERQANGEKNNEYKGLHPLSSVKDVVEGKVVRRATVRRSNKSSGSSGITENGGKSKSSRSKTVTGCEISATDNHNELQVKDLPAWKVKLMNMVNTGKND; this is translated from the coding sequence ATGGCTAAATTTAATCGGGATCAGCATCCGTCAGATAAATCTTCCAACTCCTCCCATGACGCCAGGCAAAGTAAGGGGAATTTCGAATATGTGGGCGCGCCGTACAATTTTATTGATTTTCCCCGGCGCTGGGTTGCCCGGTATGACGGTTTTGAGCAACTGCCTCCCCATGATCGTTATGGGGACGGATTGCTAAGCGGCAGCATTGACTTGAAATGGAAGGCGGAAACGCCGGTATTTATCGGGCATAAGGAAGAAGGGTTTTTTCGTAACCACCAAGGTTTTGCAATTCCGGGCAGCAGTATGCGGGGGATGATTCGCAGTCATATCCAGATATTGGGCATGTGCAATTATCGTGATGATATCGAAAACCAATGGTTTCTGTACCGGGATATGGCCAGTCGAAATCAAAGGCTTAAAGCACAGTATCGAGCCAACCTTGGTATTGTTTCGCACAATATACAAAGCGCCCAGCAGCAGGAACGGGGAGCATTACCGGATAAATTGAAGGCGGGCTATGTGGAAAAAGGAGAGGATGGGAAATACTACATCTTTCCGGCTCAGCAGGATAAAAAAGGGGTCCAAATGTACCGGATTTCTGAAAGGCATCTGAGAAGAATGAAGCTTCCTCCAGACAAGGTTAAATTGATGTATAAAAAAGAGTTTTGGGAGCAGGACATAAACAAATTGACACCGCAAGACATAAATAAAGAATACTACGATAAGCACGGGTATAGGCCTTATTATGTACCGGTCTGCTACACCATGGATGCTGCCAAGGGAAAGGTTGGCAAGATTGTAATAAAAGATGCCGTTTCAGCAGAAGGTCAGATGGAAGAGGGCTATCTTCTTTCATCGGGGTATATGTACGCGGGGAAATCGGGCAAATTAACGCACTATATTATTCGAGCGGCTGAAGAGAATATCCCCGGACGGGCCATTGACAAGACCTATGTCGATGCCTATAATACCGATTTGATACGTAAGAAATATAAAGGCAACGAAAGACTGGACAAGGAATATGAATTTTACCATTTGCCCGAGGAAGCGGGCAGGCGCAAACCCATTTTCTATGTGGAGACTGCCGGAAAGATCACGTATTTTGGTTTTACACCGTATTTGCGTATTTTCTACGATTATAGCGTGCATCAAGGCATCCCTCAAGCCTTTCGTGCGGGGGATCAACTGGATTACTGCAAGAGCCTGTTTGGTTTCAGCGCGTATCCTTCTTCTAACGATGGAGAATTGGCAGAGCCGGACGCCGTTCAGGCTTACAAAAGCCGTATTTCCTTTGAGGATATGCAGGCCGTTGGCAACCCGTGTGAGATGGACCCCATTCCTTTGATCCTTGCCGAGCCGAAGGCGACGGCTTATCCCCTGTATTTAAAGCAGCCGGATGCCCCTAGCACCGGAGAATTGGCAACATACAATGAACCTAACTTTACCATCCGTGGCATGAAGCGCTACTGGTTTAAAGAGGAAGAGCGCCTTGAAAAAAACCATAAGAAAAACGACAGAATTTTATCCTATTTGCGACCCTTACCAAAGGATACATACTTTCAAGGCCGGATACGTTTTTCCAACCTTGCCCAGGATGAATTGGGTCTGCTTTTATGGGCTATTATGCTGGAAGCGGAAAGCAAAGTGCAAATCGGAAAGGGAAAACCTTACGGTTATGGCCGCATGAAGCTGAAACGAGAGGAGGTCATATTGCAGCTTGAGGATTTGGCGATAAAATATGGGAGCCGCCTTACTTTTGCTTCAGATTATTTGAAACCCGGCTGTCCGGAAAAATACATTCAAGCCTATTGGAAATATATGCAAGAAAAATATCAAATTGACATTAGACAGGAGCCTCATGTGCAGTCCTTTTTAATGATGGCAAAGCAAGTGCTGCGTAATGAGCAGGTAAGGTACATGGAAATTGAACGACAAGCTAACGGAGAAAAAAATAATGAATACAAAGGACTTCATCCACTAAGTTCGGTGAAGGATGTCGTCGAAGGAAAAGTAGTCAGACGGGCCACAGTGAGGAGAAGCAATAAATCTTCTGGTTCGTCCGGTATTACAGAAAATGGGGGAAAAAGTAAAAGTTCCCGGTCAAAGACCGTAACGGGCTGCGAAATATCTGCAACGGATAATCATAATGAACTGCAGGTCAAGGATTTACCCGCTTGGAAAGTGAAGTTAATGAATATGGTTAACACAGGAAAAAATGACTAA
- a CDS encoding RAMP superfamily CRISPR-associated protein translates to MTVYYYYELKTLQPLKMGGTGSQADNETALDYIAGSALRGAFIGAYVREKPEIQLCRDSLMRKRWLEGDLRFLNGYISIDGQRSRPFPACLCMTKNNRKLFSEQNQPAPVVNSLDHLIGEQMERLPAAGFISDWTAEQITWHQTKMTAKLHINLQGEQTRLYRYEAIAAGQTFIAVVAVDHEDDEIKTFLQSFTNKIIYLGGSKSNGYGKCRVISVTRRTENPEYGDNWPVFSQTLYVYCLSDIIVRDEKGRLSSRIPEHILAAGLGVDKAFLESAAVQTITTDGFNQKWGARLPKQQAIRKGSIFKFRYEGNIDQSKAEQFLHQGIGERRVDGFGRIALLPDMKVELVGKGEALPMSRQVSDFRLNQEELRQVQQMLKRVMMQRIRAGLENRILEWSQDSDDKAISSSQLAQWMDLFNRAKGLAPDAGKAEIEQYILYLEKRGKEQKGKSEETERANQRVLHSLRDARIGKKPWLEQIHSYIRQADDVDELIHSLQLPELSIAGQEAKVLLSKEEVYCLNMEMLYQYVRERRRLANFKKQRRQKV, encoded by the coding sequence ATGACCGTTTATTATTACTATGAGTTGAAGACGCTCCAGCCTCTTAAGATGGGGGGAACGGGGTCTCAGGCAGATAATGAGACAGCCCTTGATTATATCGCGGGTTCTGCTTTACGGGGTGCATTTATTGGAGCTTATGTGCGGGAAAAACCTGAAATTCAATTGTGTAGAGACAGTCTAATGCGCAAGCGATGGCTGGAAGGGGATTTAAGGTTTCTCAATGGTTATATAAGTATTGACGGACAAAGAAGCCGGCCATTCCCGGCCTGCCTTTGTATGACCAAGAATAACCGGAAGCTTTTTAGCGAGCAGAATCAGCCGGCGCCTGTAGTTAACTCACTGGACCACTTGATTGGCGAACAGATGGAACGGTTGCCTGCCGCCGGTTTTATTTCGGATTGGACTGCGGAACAAATTACCTGGCATCAAACGAAAATGACGGCTAAACTGCACATTAACTTGCAGGGGGAACAAACCCGCTTGTATCGCTATGAAGCCATTGCCGCAGGGCAAACCTTTATTGCTGTAGTGGCTGTGGACCATGAAGATGACGAGATCAAGACATTTCTGCAGTCATTTACCAATAAAATCATTTATTTAGGCGGTTCCAAAAGTAATGGCTACGGCAAATGCCGGGTGATCAGTGTAACCAGACGGACAGAAAATCCTGAATATGGAGATAATTGGCCGGTTTTTTCCCAGACGCTTTATGTCTATTGTCTATCCGATATTATCGTCCGGGATGAAAAAGGACGTTTAAGTTCACGAATACCGGAGCACATTTTGGCGGCAGGTCTAGGTGTGGATAAGGCTTTTCTGGAGTCTGCTGCCGTACAAACCATTACTACGGATGGATTTAATCAGAAATGGGGTGCGCGGCTGCCGAAGCAGCAGGCAATCCGGAAAGGAAGTATCTTTAAATTTCGTTATGAAGGCAACATAGATCAATCAAAAGCGGAGCAGTTTTTGCACCAGGGGATTGGGGAAAGACGTGTTGACGGGTTTGGACGGATTGCCTTATTACCGGACATGAAAGTGGAGTTGGTGGGCAAAGGAGAGGCTCTGCCCATGTCCCGGCAGGTTTCGGACTTCCGGCTTAATCAGGAAGAACTCAGGCAAGTACAGCAGATGCTCAAGCGCGTGATGATGCAGCGAATTCGTGCTGGTTTGGAAAACCGGATTTTGGAATGGTCCCAGGATAGCGATGACAAAGCGATTTCATCATCACAACTGGCACAATGGATGGATCTTTTTAATCGTGCGAAAGGGCTGGCGCCGGATGCGGGTAAGGCGGAAATTGAACAATATATCCTGTATTTGGAGAAGCGGGGGAAGGAGCAAAAAGGGAAAAGCGAAGAAACCGAAAGAGCCAATCAAAGGGTATTGCATTCGCTAAGGGACGCACGAATTGGCAAAAAACCGTGGTTGGAGCAAATCCACAGCTATATACGGCAGGCGGATGACGTGGATGAACTGATCCATTCCTTACAGTTGCCGGAGTTGAGTATTGCGGGACAGGAGGCCAAGGTCTTGTTGTCTAAAGAAGAGGTGTATTGCCTCAACATGGAAATGTTATATCAATACGTGCGGGAACGTCGAAGATTAGCTAATTTTAAGAAGCAAAGGAGGCAGAAAGTATGA
- a CDS encoding RAMP superfamily CRISPR-associated protein, translated as MSWSARIHLKSEAIFGSGQSTPGEVDLEVLHDDYGFPYYGSRTLKGHWLEQTKLAAKVLGQGAASRAKAAELAAVVDRCFGQGGITNALPGAIHLNDAQVAPAIRALFATAIQKQQLTSSEVFNSMTDIRRFTAINDETGTVEKRSLRKFRIIRKDLVLEAEIDGLDCLRGHEIGLLAAGLSSLRYLGTMKHRGKGWVRCALIHKGTDVTAKYIQELREWVTTS; from the coding sequence ATGAGTTGGTCAGCACGAATTCATTTGAAATCGGAGGCCATATTCGGCAGCGGGCAATCTACGCCGGGGGAAGTGGATCTGGAGGTTTTGCATGATGACTATGGTTTTCCTTACTATGGATCGAGAACGCTGAAAGGCCATTGGCTGGAGCAAACAAAACTGGCGGCCAAGGTGTTGGGTCAAGGGGCGGCGTCAAGGGCAAAGGCTGCTGAACTGGCTGCTGTTGTTGACCGTTGTTTCGGGCAGGGAGGTATAACTAATGCTCTGCCGGGTGCAATTCATTTGAACGATGCGCAAGTAGCGCCGGCCATCCGTGCTTTGTTTGCTACGGCAATTCAAAAACAACAGCTTACTTCTTCCGAAGTGTTCAATTCCATGACAGATATACGCAGGTTTACAGCGATCAATGACGAGACGGGCACGGTAGAAAAAAGGTCTTTGCGTAAATTTCGAATAATTCGGAAGGATCTTGTGCTGGAGGCGGAGATTGACGGTTTGGATTGCTTGCGTGGACATGAAATTGGACTATTGGCTGCGGGATTAAGCAGTCTCCGCTATTTGGGAACAATGAAACACCGCGGCAAGGGATGGGTTCGTTGTGCCTTAATCCATAAAGGAACGGATGTCACAGCAAAGTATATTCAGGAATTACGGGAGTGGGTGACTACATCATGA
- a CDS encoding DUF6602 domain-containing protein has product MSQDEADKKTIRKIIENYKNLEKSLVSQLCLETPGHHPTTGTYREAVWKSMFEQIIPRKFCIDQGVFIIDSYGKISAEVDLAIFDEQYTPYIFNYGKIKFIPIEAVAVVIQCKSRELDSKAANLEKWVDSIVKLKTSLASVARIITGLVNNNPEKTPSSKEKKSQTSTRPIRILCSTTNKNIPKKISNLFDISLSINDKDNTLKKTMPQEKNNYEWWYQELNHYGLERFGDDKKYHKDFIKESNPPVNKSFEVLKITEKDGQENVILSLIFQLNQMLMLINNPMLFPHEAYAEQFKTVGNELPDK; this is encoded by the coding sequence ATGTCACAAGATGAGGCTGATAAGAAGACCATACGTAAAATTATTGAGAATTACAAAAACCTAGAAAAATCTTTAGTTAGTCAACTATGTCTGGAGACCCCTGGGCATCATCCTACCACCGGGACCTACCGAGAAGCCGTCTGGAAAAGCATGTTTGAACAAATTATTCCCCGTAAATTCTGTATCGACCAGGGTGTATTTATTATTGATTCTTACGGCAAGATTTCCGCTGAAGTAGATTTGGCTATATTCGATGAACAGTATACCCCGTATATTTTTAACTATGGAAAGATAAAGTTTATTCCAATTGAGGCTGTAGCGGTGGTTATCCAGTGCAAAAGTCGGGAATTAGATTCTAAGGCTGCTAATTTAGAAAAATGGGTGGATAGCATTGTAAAACTTAAAACTTCTCTGGCATCGGTTGCCAGAATAATTACGGGTTTAGTAAATAACAATCCTGAGAAGACACCATCTTCAAAAGAGAAGAAATCCCAAACTTCAACAAGGCCCATAAGAATTCTTTGTTCTACTACCAATAAGAATATTCCAAAAAAAATATCAAATTTATTCGATATTTCATTAAGTATTAATGATAAGGATAATACCCTTAAGAAAACAATGCCTCAGGAAAAAAACAATTATGAATGGTGGTATCAAGAATTAAATCATTATGGCTTAGAGCGTTTTGGTGACGATAAGAAATACCATAAGGATTTTATTAAAGAAAGTAATCCTCCGGTTAATAAATCTTTTGAGGTTTTAAAAATAACTGAAAAAGACGGGCAAGAAAATGTTATATTGTCTCTTATCTTTCAGCTCAATCAAATGCTGATGCTTATTAATAATCCCATGTTGTTTCCACATGAAGCCTATGCGGAGCAATTTAAGACGGTAGGGAATGAATTACCGGACAAGTAG
- a CDS encoding RAMP superfamily CRISPR-associated protein: MSWKQYVTVLLFEATNVGPLHVGDQDGELLMDGESGCAMIPGSSLGGALRAWLKQSGAVERQVWLSLFGSPKPDGRRPSNLYVHDLVSEKIALREERPGVRIHGAAGAAVDKLERIYIAPGAVFRGRLVWTAAHEEQNQAYAQAIEKCLQALHQGIVRLGAFKNAGGGRLSINHIYRNTYNLNQLDDYFDFLQEDGEQTTTLKGRWMKRIMDENVSLPGYRYTLKAKIVSPLLIRGDEFSWPGEPDAAPIRTADGKWYIPGTSWKGALRHQLCRIVHYYGRPELEEQAFGSDAEPSPGDKKANGDRYGGIVQVMDAMIEEDQQLERQWVDYFGIHIDKFTGGVINGALKQERTVRGKVTFDLFLQPGKQGKDYEAIAGALLLALRDLAEKGFALGSGSANGRGYLCGENLQIATPEGKVTVHFGDRRVDNENLANHWICALKGVS; encoded by the coding sequence ATGAGTTGGAAACAGTATGTGACCGTACTGCTTTTTGAAGCAACAAATGTCGGACCTTTGCATGTGGGAGACCAGGATGGAGAACTGCTCATGGATGGGGAAAGCGGTTGCGCTATGATCCCGGGCAGTTCTTTGGGGGGAGCGTTGCGAGCCTGGTTGAAACAAAGCGGTGCAGTGGAACGCCAGGTATGGCTCTCCTTGTTTGGCAGTCCTAAGCCGGATGGAAGACGCCCATCGAATTTGTATGTTCACGATCTGGTTAGTGAAAAAATAGCCCTTAGGGAAGAGCGCCCGGGTGTGCGTATTCATGGAGCCGCCGGTGCGGCTGTAGACAAATTGGAACGGATATATATTGCTCCGGGAGCCGTATTTCGAGGTAGACTGGTGTGGACTGCGGCCCATGAAGAACAGAACCAAGCCTATGCTCAGGCCATAGAAAAGTGCTTGCAAGCCTTACATCAAGGCATTGTTCGCCTGGGAGCTTTCAAGAATGCCGGCGGTGGACGGCTGTCCATTAACCATATCTATAGGAATACTTATAATTTAAATCAGCTGGACGATTACTTTGATTTTTTGCAGGAGGACGGGGAGCAAACAACCACGCTCAAGGGGCGGTGGATGAAAAGGATTATGGATGAGAATGTTTCCCTGCCCGGTTATAGGTACACCTTGAAGGCTAAAATCGTTTCTCCATTATTGATTCGCGGGGATGAATTTTCCTGGCCGGGAGAACCGGACGCAGCTCCTATTCGTACGGCAGATGGCAAGTGGTATATCCCGGGAACCAGTTGGAAAGGGGCCCTTCGCCACCAATTATGCCGCATTGTGCATTATTACGGTCGTCCCGAATTGGAAGAACAAGCTTTTGGGAGCGATGCGGAGCCGTCGCCAGGAGATAAAAAAGCCAATGGCGACCGGTATGGGGGTATTGTCCAGGTAATGGACGCCATGATTGAAGAAGATCAACAATTGGAGCGGCAATGGGTAGACTATTTTGGAATTCACATTGATAAATTTACCGGCGGTGTGATAAACGGGGCATTAAAACAGGAAAGAACAGTTCGGGGAAAAGTTACTTTTGATTTGTTTTTGCAGCCCGGTAAACAAGGGAAGGATTATGAAGCGATTGCCGGAGCGCTGTTATTGGCGCTGCGGGATTTGGCTGAAAAGGGCTTCGCATTGGGAAGCGGCTCTGCCAACGGGCGGGGCTATCTGTGTGGGGAAAATTTGCAGATTGCCACGCCGGAGGGGAAGGTGACGGTTCATTTCGGCGACCGCCGGGTGGATAATGAAAATTTGGCCAATCATTGGATTTGTGCGTTAAAAGGAGTGAGTTAA